In the Primulina eburnea isolate SZY01 unplaced genomic scaffold, ASM2296580v1 ctg739_ERROPOS11973397, whole genome shotgun sequence genome, one interval contains:
- the LOC140822196 gene encoding ethylene-responsive transcription factor 1B-like: MDPSPFRQEGIYKEIESFSIFNLPETSPSDTAEKSEIKTEKRYLGVRKRPWGRYAAEIRDSTRNGARVWLGTFSTAEEAALAYDQAAYAMRGSTVPLNFPLEQVMESLEKMNYSCKEGSSPAKTLKESHKVLSATTKTQRSGKKKRVSQEEMVILEDLGSDLLEELLSESSTTSK, translated from the coding sequence ATGGATCCTTCACCATTCAGACAAGAAGGTATCTATAAAGAGATTGAGTCGTTCAGTATTTTCAACCTACCTGAAACTTCCCCATCAGACACAGCTGAGAAATCAGAAATTAAAACTGAAAAACGATATCTCGGTGTTCGAAAACGGCCATGGGGAAGGTACGCAGCAGAGATTCGGGATTCCACTAGGAATGGAGCTAGGGTTTGGCTCGGAACATTCAGTACAGCAGAGGAAGCCGCATTGGCTTACGATCAAGCCGCGTATGCCATGCGTGGATCCACGGTCCCTCTCAACTTCCCTTTAGAACAAGTAATGGAATCACTTGAGAAGATGAATTACAGTTGCAAAGAGGGCTCGTCACCAGCTAAAACCTTGAAGGAATCACACAAAGTACTAAGCGCGACCACGAAAACACAAAGGAGTGGTAAAAAGAAACGAGTCAGTCAAGAAGAAATGGTTATTCTTGAAGACTTGGGATCTGACTTGTTGGAGGAGCTTTTATCCGAGAGTTCAACTACCAGTAAGTGA
- the LOC140822195 gene encoding nicastrin-like, with amino-acid sequence RQNHQTSGLVLEDFHSAFANKFYHSHLDDLSNVNSSAIVAATALVSRTLYIAAGGDNDSVFSSINVTASMFEEVLGCLLNCEPGLSCHLVKHYISPSSTCPSHYVGGILGEPSSAPNPVYFGDVSRFVWNFLADKTSTPSKNMSSACPKDCNDVGELCIKTETDGKSVCVLSTTRYVPAYSTRLKYESGGWSLLPYNSSDIMSMEDPVWTESNWDTIGIRLYTVQEATYDRLILVLGIVITLLTYLFIALVRTLIRKALKQD; translated from the exons cGGCAGAACCATCAGACTTCTGGCCTTGTTTTGGAAGATTTTCACTCTGCTTTTGCCAACAAGTTCTATCACAGCCATCTCGACGACCTAT CTAACGTCAACTCTTCGGCGATTGTGGCTGCTACTGCACTCGTCTCTCGAACGTTATACATAGCTGCTGGTGGCGATAATGATTCAGTTTTTAGTTCTATCAACGTCACTGCCTCTATGTTCGAAGAAGTTCTCGGTTGTCTGTTAAATTGTGAACCTGGTTTATCATGTCATCTGGTGAAGCATTATATTTCTCCCTCATCAACTTGCCCAAGCCACTACGTAGGTGGCATTTTGGGAGAACCTTCTTCTGCGCCTAATCCTGTTTATTTTGGGGATGTTTCAAGGTTTGTGTGGAATTTTTTGGCGGATAAAACTTCGACTCCGTCTAAAAATATGAGCTCTGCTTGTCCAAAAGACTGCAATGATGTTGGTGAATTGTGCATAAAAACTGAGACTGACGGAAAAAGTGTCTGTGTGTTATCAACTACCAG GTATGTCCCTGCATATTCAACCCGATTGAAATACGAATCAGGTGGCTGGTCATTGCTACCCTACAACTCTTCAGATATCATGAGCATGGAGGATCCAGTTTGGACTGAAAGTAATTGGgatacaattggtatcagactGTATACAGTCCAAGAGGCTACTTATGACCGTCTAATTTTGGTGTTGGGCATCGTTATAACTCTCTTGACTTACCTTTTTATAGCGTTAGTCAGAACTCTAATCCGAAAGGCGTTGAAGCAAGACTGA